One Asterias rubens chromosome 1, eAstRub1.3, whole genome shotgun sequence genomic region harbors:
- the LOC117299714 gene encoding SAYSvFN domain-containing protein 1-like, which translates to MEAQLREYRARKAQEQARQNQEGVWTRIWRKSDTSSQTTPLSADEVDGGQTARLAESDEQEETWTKKTPAVNSLQENLPRNRFLRFIAQDTSLLTSVFLLKLILWLVLFALFLHLEFAAVFVIATFFYIIYATLETRRARAPGEPSAYSVFNPNCEQIDGTLTAEQFERELKYGIGSTKK; encoded by the exons ATGGAAGCACAGCTGAGAGAGTACAGGGCTCGTAAAGCCCAGGAGCAGGCAAGGCAAAATCAAGAGGGTGTCTGGACGCGAATATGGAGGAAAAGTGATACCTCATCCCAAACAACTCCTCTGTCTGCTGACGAGGTAGATGGTGGTCAGACAGCAAGGCTAGCTGAAAGTGATGAGCAGGAGGAGACCTGG ACCAAGAAGACCCCTGCTGTTAACAGCCTCCAAGAAAACCTTCCAAGAAACCGCTTTCTCCGCTTTATCGCACAAGACACATCTCTTCTGACCAGTGTGTTTCTCCTTAAACTCATCCTTTGGCTGGTTCTCTTTGCTCTCTTTCTACACTTGGAGTTCGCGGCTGTGTTTGTCATTGCGACCTTCTTTTATATAATTTATGCTACTTTGGAAACGCGACGAGCAAGGGCCCCGGGAGAACCTAGCGCCTATTCCGTTTTCAACCCAAACTGTGAGCAGATTGACGGGACTCTAACAGCCGAACAATTTGAGCGAGAACTGAAATATGGAATTGGTTCAACCAAGAAATAA